The DNA segment CTGGTCTCGGGTGAGTACCTGTCCGGCGTTGCGGGCGAGGACGTCCAGCAGGGCGAACTCGCGCCGGGTCAGCGCGATCTCCCGGTCGTCGAGCCGGGCGCGGTGTGCCGCGGTGTCCAGCGCCAGACCGCCGACGTGCACGGCATCGGTGGGGGCGGGCGGCCGGCGCCGCAGCAGGGCGTGCAGCCGCAGCACCAGCTCGTCCAGGGCGAAGGGTTTGACGAGGTAGTCGTCGCCGCCCGCTTGCAGTCCGGCGACCCGGTCGGTGACCTCGTCGAGCGCGGACAGCATCAGCACGGGCAGGTCGTTGCCGTCCTCCCGGAGCCTCCGGCACACGGCGATGCCGTCGAGGTCGGGCATCGAGATGTCGAGGACCATCACGTCCGGCGGCGTCTCGGCCATCCGCTCCAGCGCGGCCCGGCCGCCCTCGGCCAGCCCCACGGTGAAGCCGTTCAGCCGCAGCCCGCGCCCGAGCGAGCGCCGGATCGCCGCGTCGTCGTCCACCAGCAGGACCCGGCCGGTACTGCTTTGTCCGTACATGTTTCCCTCCCGTGGTGACCGCCGCCTGACGGAATCATCCGTCATGGGTTCCGGGGGTCGTCAGCCACGGCCCGGGAGGGACGGGAGGCGGGGCGGGCCGGTGCGGTGGGCCGCCGGGCGCCGGCGGGGCACGGCGCGGCGGTGGAGCGGGCTGCGGAGGCGGTCCGGCGGCCGGGCCCGCACTACAGCAGGTGCTCGATCCGGATCGGCAGTTCGCGGGCGCGGTAGCCGGTCGCGTGGAAGACGGCGTTGGCGATGGCCGCCGCGGCGCCTACCATGCCGACCTCGCCGAGGCCCTTGACGCCCAGTGGGTTCACGACCGGGTCCGCGACCTCCACGAACTCGATGTCGACGTCGGGGGCGTCGGCGTTGACCGGCACCAGGTACTCCCCCAGGCTCGCGTTGGCCCAGCGGCCGTCGCGCGGGTCGACCAGGGTCCCCTCCAGCAGGGCCTGACCGATTCCCCAGAGCATGCCGCCCATGGCCTGGCTGCGGGCGGTGGCGGCGTTGAGGATCCGGCCCGGGGCGAAGGCGCCGGTCATCCGGCGCACCCGGACCACTCCGAGGTCCGGGTCGACGGCGACCTCGGCGAACTGCGCACCGAAGGTGGCGAGCCCGTACGGCAGGTCCGGGGGCGGCGGGCGCCAGCTGCCGAGCGCGTCCATGTCCGTCATGAAGTGACGCTGCATCAGGTCGCAGTAGCTCTCGCCGGTGTCGGGCCGGTCCCGTAGCGCCATCCGCCCGTCGCGGACGACGACGGCGGCCGGGTCCGCCCGGTGCAGCGGGGAGCCGGGGTCGGCGACCGCCTGCTCGATCATCTGGTCGCGGAGGGTGGTGACCGCGGTGTGCACCGCGGCACTGATCATGCCGGCGCCGGCCGAGCCGACCGTCGCCGCGACGTTCGGCAGGTCGGTGTCGCCGTACTCGAACCGGACGTTCTCCACGGCGACGCCCAGGCCGTCGGCGGCGACCTGGGTCATGGCGGTGGCCGCTCCGGTGCCGAACTCCTGGGTGCCGGACTGCACCACGGCGGTGCCGTCTGCGTAGAGGCGGGCCCGGGCGCGCTGCGGCTGCATGGGGAAGAACACCGGGTATCCGGCGGTGGCCATGCCGGTGCCGATGAGCCAGTTGCCGTCCCGGCGGGAGCGGGGTTCGGGGTTGCGGGACTGCCAGCCGAAGCGGGCCGCGCCGCGGCGGTAGCACTCCTCCGCGCCGTCGCTCGACCACGGGTGGCCGGTGGCCGGGTCGTACTGGGCGTGGTTGCGCAGCCGCAGCTGTACGGGGTCGACGCCGATGCGGTGGGCCAGCTCGTCCATCAGGCATTCCAGGGCGAACATGCCGGTGGTCTCAC comes from the Streptomyces angustmyceticus genome and includes:
- a CDS encoding xanthine dehydrogenase family protein molybdopterin-binding subunit; translated protein: MTTGATLTAVGRPLTRVDGPAKVTGSARYAAEHTLPGTVYAALVGARTACGRITRIDTSAAENADGVLAVLTHRNLPKIAGPPHLLPSLAGHAAPGESFFPMQDDAVHYFGQPVALVIADSVERAQFAARQVHVDYARSPSVTTLDEGRDQAYEPEAIFAGFLPARTVRGDVEAGFQAATQRLDATYHFAANHHNPIEPSATTAVWDGDRLTLYDATQGIVASQNTVAALLGIPASKIRVHASFVGGGFGCKAMIWPHVTLAAMAARHVRRPVKLALTREQMFTSCGHREEQEQRLEIGATDDGRLTALRHHKLSLTSPFDDWAEPSLSIASQAYACPHYEGVYRLIRGNTMTPTFTRGPGETTGMFALECLMDELAHRIGVDPVQLRLRNHAQYDPATGHPWSSDGAEECYRRGAARFGWQSRNPEPRSRRDGNWLIGTGMATAGYPVFFPMQPQRARARLYADGTAVVQSGTQEFGTGAATAMTQVAADGLGVAVENVRFEYGDTDLPNVAATVGSAGAGMISAAVHTAVTTLRDQMIEQAVADPGSPLHRADPAAVVVRDGRMALRDRPDTGESYCDLMQRHFMTDMDALGSWRPPPPDLPYGLATFGAQFAEVAVDPDLGVVRVRRMTGAFAPGRILNAATARSQAMGGMLWGIGQALLEGTLVDPRDGRWANASLGEYLVPVNADAPDVDIEFVEVADPVVNPLGVKGLGEVGMVGAAAAIANAVFHATGYRARELPIRIEHLL
- a CDS encoding response regulator transcription factor, translating into MYGQSSTGRVLLVDDDAAIRRSLGRGLRLNGFTVGLAEGGRAALERMAETPPDVMVLDISMPDLDGIAVCRRLREDGNDLPVLMLSALDEVTDRVAGLQAGGDDYLVKPFALDELVLRLHALLRRRPPAPTDAVHVGGLALDTAAHRARLDDREIALTRREFALLDVLARNAGQVLTRDQLLERVWGYDFEVRTDAVDTFVSYLRRKLEAGGRSRIVHTVRGVGFVLRDDEDGAAR